The Longimicrobiaceae bacterium genome has a segment encoding these proteins:
- a CDS encoding SusC/RagA family TonB-linked outer membrane protein codes for MGQFTRARLTLAAAAVAVLLGVGAPPLHAQATGTVRGTVTEAGSQRALAGAQVTVPGTGRRTVTGSGGEYLLAGVPAGSQTVRVELIGYSPGERRVTVAPGGTATADLELGQSAVALDALVVTGTAGETRQRSLGTTVARVDAAEIAEKAPVSTVTQMLNGRAAGVTIINTTGMLGGGNRVRIRGAKSFSLSNEPLVYIDGVRVNNDQSTGPVNQAFGSRSLSRWNDINPEDIESIEILKGPAAATLYGTEASNGVIQIITKRGRSGQPRITATVKQGANWFANQEGRLWENYFDVGRDGTIESIDIVELEKSRGNQIWQTGHLQDYDLSISGGADLIRYYVAGSFENSTGADPENSLRHWGGRANVTIAPSEKWDVNASLGYKTGRTNIALEAGGGGLTWTTFFARPDRLVGDDPRRGFYSGTPEAYIGAFDSWQDLARTTISFTANHRPFSWFTHRLTLGQDLTREQDNEIQYHDRQWVRFFSFSDRGYKEMREHNVDYSTVDYTGTVSLPVREGLVSSSSLGGQMYRREDHVLYAYGENFPVPGLTSIAATTQGRTNNESSVENVTIGVFAQQQFAWQDRLFLTAALRADDNSAFGEEFDLVTYPKLSAAWVVTEEPFWRVNFLNTLKLRAAYGQSGQQPEAFAAIRTFRAVTGPGDVGTVTPQNLGNPKLGPERGKEFEVGFDAGLLNDRLSVEFSYYDQRTTDAILEREIAPSSGFSGRQFVNAGEIRNSGIELLVRGEPWRTDRHGLETSFHFATNNNEVVSLGDITDEDFISAGTYLRHQIGHPVGSWFSRRVVSATLDQKGIARNLMCDNGQGGAVACADAPQIYLGRTVPRLEGGFSSTLRLFNNIEIFGQLDFKTGFSKLDGNLRVRCYFFSECRENWFPQEFDPARIAEIQAAGPYGGTLIDDADFLKFREVSVAYQVPSAWAQRVGAGTAAVRVAGRNLYTWTKFDGLEPESVFNGGSRGGNHSLWEQNVLPQLQQVVVSLNVSF; via the coding sequence ATGGGCCAGTTCACACGCGCAAGGCTGACGCTTGCGGCCGCCGCGGTGGCGGTACTGCTCGGCGTCGGCGCGCCCCCCCTGCACGCTCAGGCCACCGGCACCGTCCGGGGGACCGTCACCGAGGCCGGGAGCCAGAGGGCGCTCGCAGGGGCGCAGGTGACCGTCCCCGGGACGGGACGCCGCACCGTCACCGGGAGCGGCGGCGAGTACCTGCTCGCCGGCGTTCCCGCCGGGTCGCAGACGGTCCGGGTAGAGCTGATCGGGTACTCGCCCGGCGAGCGGCGCGTCACGGTCGCGCCCGGCGGCACCGCGACGGCCGACCTGGAGCTCGGGCAGTCCGCCGTCGCGCTCGACGCGCTGGTGGTGACCGGGACCGCGGGCGAGACCCGGCAGCGGTCGCTGGGAACCACCGTGGCCCGGGTGGACGCGGCTGAGATTGCCGAGAAGGCGCCCGTGAGCACGGTGACGCAGATGCTCAACGGCCGCGCCGCGGGCGTCACCATCATCAACACCACGGGGATGCTGGGCGGCGGCAACCGCGTCCGCATTCGTGGCGCGAAGAGCTTCTCGCTCTCCAACGAGCCGCTGGTCTACATCGACGGGGTGCGCGTCAACAACGACCAGTCCACGGGCCCGGTGAACCAGGCGTTCGGCTCGCGCAGCCTCTCGCGGTGGAACGACATCAACCCCGAGGACATCGAGAGCATCGAGATCCTCAAGGGTCCGGCCGCCGCGACGCTGTACGGCACCGAGGCCTCCAACGGGGTGATCCAGATCATCACCAAGAGGGGGCGCTCGGGGCAGCCGCGGATCACCGCGACCGTGAAGCAGGGGGCGAACTGGTTCGCCAACCAGGAGGGGCGGCTCTGGGAGAACTACTTCGACGTGGGACGTGACGGCACCATCGAGAGCATCGACATCGTCGAGTTGGAGAAGTCGCGCGGCAACCAGATCTGGCAGACCGGCCACCTGCAGGACTACGACCTCAGCATCTCCGGTGGCGCCGACCTGATCCGCTACTACGTCGCCGGGAGCTTCGAGAACAGCACCGGCGCTGACCCCGAAAACAGCCTGCGGCACTGGGGCGGCCGCGCCAACGTGACCATCGCGCCCAGCGAGAAGTGGGACGTGAACGCGAGCCTGGGCTACAAGACCGGCCGCACGAACATCGCGCTCGAGGCAGGCGGCGGTGGACTCACCTGGACGACGTTCTTCGCGCGTCCCGACCGCCTGGTTGGCGACGACCCGCGCCGCGGCTTCTACAGCGGGACGCCCGAAGCGTACATCGGTGCCTTCGACAGCTGGCAGGACCTGGCGCGCACCACCATCTCGTTCACGGCGAACCACCGCCCCTTCTCCTGGTTCACCCATCGCCTCACCCTCGGCCAGGACCTGACGCGCGAGCAGGACAACGAGATCCAGTACCACGACAGGCAGTGGGTCCGCTTCTTCTCCTTCTCCGACCGGGGCTACAAGGAGATGCGGGAGCACAACGTCGACTACTCGACGGTGGACTACACCGGGACCGTCTCGCTGCCGGTCCGCGAGGGGCTGGTATCGAGCTCTTCGTTGGGCGGCCAGATGTACCGCAGGGAGGACCACGTGCTCTACGCCTACGGAGAGAACTTCCCGGTACCCGGGCTCACCAGCATCGCGGCGACCACGCAGGGCCGCACCAACAACGAGTCCTCCGTAGAGAACGTGACGATCGGCGTGTTCGCGCAGCAGCAGTTCGCGTGGCAGGACCGTCTCTTCCTCACGGCGGCGCTGCGGGCCGACGACAACAGCGCCTTCGGTGAGGAGTTCGACCTGGTGACGTACCCGAAGCTGAGCGCCGCCTGGGTGGTCACGGAGGAGCCGTTCTGGAGGGTCAACTTCCTCAACACGCTGAAGCTGCGTGCGGCGTACGGGCAGTCCGGCCAGCAGCCGGAGGCCTTCGCGGCCATCCGCACCTTCAGGGCCGTTACCGGCCCCGGCGACGTGGGCACGGTGACCCCGCAGAACCTCGGCAACCCGAAGCTCGGGCCGGAGCGCGGCAAGGAGTTCGAGGTCGGCTTCGACGCGGGGTTGCTGAACGATCGCCTCAGCGTCGAGTTCAGCTACTACGACCAGCGGACGACGGATGCCATCCTGGAGCGGGAGATCGCGCCCTCCAGCGGGTTCTCTGGACGGCAGTTCGTGAACGCGGGCGAGATCCGCAACTCGGGGATCGAGCTGCTCGTCCGCGGCGAGCCGTGGCGGACGGATCGCCACGGGCTGGAGACGTCGTTCCACTTCGCGACGAACAACAACGAGGTGGTGAGCCTCGGTGACATCACCGACGAGGACTTCATCAGCGCCGGTACCTATCTGCGCCATCAGATCGGGCACCCGGTGGGCTCCTGGTTCAGCCGCCGGGTGGTCAGTGCCACGCTGGACCAGAAGGGGATCGCGCGCAACCTGATGTGCGACAACGGCCAGGGTGGCGCCGTGGCCTGCGCCGACGCACCCCAGATCTACCTGGGCCGGACCGTGCCGCGCCTGGAGGGCGGGTTCAGCTCGACGCTCCGCCTGTTCAACAACATCGAGATCTTCGGACAGCTCGACTTCAAGACCGGCTTCTCGAAGCTGGACGGCAACCTGCGCGTGCGGTGCTACTTCTTCTCCGAGTGCCGTGAGAACTGGTTCCCGCAGGAGTTCGACCCGGCGCGGATCGCGGAGATCCAGGCCGCCGGGCCGTACGGCGGGACCCTGATCGACGACGCGGACTTCCTGAAGTTCCGCGAGGTCTCCGTTGCCTACCAGGTCCCGAGTGCGTGGGCGCAGCGGGTCGGCGCCGGCACCGCGGCTGTGCGGGTGGCCGGCCGGAACCTGTACACCTGGACGAAGTTCGACGGCCTGGAGCCGGAGTCGGTGTTCAACGGCGGCAGCCGGGGCGGGAATCACTCCCTCTGGGAGCAGAACGTCCTGCCGCAGCTGCAGCAGGTCGTCGTCAGTCTGAACGTCAGCTTCTGA
- a CDS encoding SusD/RagB family nutrient-binding outer membrane lipoprotein, with the protein MTNRSWILRGAAVVGCAAVLGGCDAGLTELNVNPNEPVDVGAEYLFPNAVEAAVSRALGASLSMDMTALWVQHLAESRYSEEDRYEVTDSRVEAHWTGFYSGPLQDFQEVIERGQKTGRPNVAAMGEVMQSWTFQVVTDLWGDAGFSEALRGRDASAGLTVRYDPQQQIYQGLLADLKAASAAIQPGAPALGNADLIYGGNAARWRLFANSLRLRVAMRMSDADPARARTEFAAALSDGVFGSNADNAMLRYVDNGVNVNPIFAYDRSRPVDHNISATLVNRLKGLSDPRLPVYADKNKGGNYRGMPNGSMEAISLDSLSRIGVAFRSANSPLVLMSYAEVLFLQAEAAQRGWTAGDAAALYRQAITASMLQHGIPQAQISAYLAQPSVAYAGLPSIGMQKWIALYGNGPEAYAEWRRLGHPALTAGPDALNDGKIPVRLPYPGLEGSLNKANLQEAISRQGGAGLNDRVWWDRS; encoded by the coding sequence ATGACGAACCGATCCTGGATCCTCCGCGGGGCGGCCGTGGTCGGGTGCGCCGCCGTCCTGGGCGGGTGCGACGCCGGACTGACGGAGCTGAACGTCAACCCCAACGAGCCGGTGGACGTCGGCGCCGAGTACCTCTTCCCGAACGCGGTGGAAGCCGCCGTGTCGAGGGCGCTGGGCGCCAGCCTGAGCATGGACATGACCGCGCTCTGGGTACAGCACCTGGCGGAGAGCCGGTATTCGGAGGAGGACCGGTACGAGGTCACCGACTCCAGGGTGGAGGCGCACTGGACCGGCTTCTACTCCGGGCCCCTCCAGGACTTCCAGGAGGTGATCGAGCGCGGCCAGAAGACCGGCCGGCCCAACGTGGCCGCGATGGGGGAGGTCATGCAGAGCTGGACCTTCCAGGTCGTGACCGACCTGTGGGGCGACGCCGGGTTTTCCGAGGCGCTCCGCGGGCGCGACGCCTCGGCCGGGCTCACCGTCAGGTACGACCCGCAGCAGCAGATCTACCAGGGGCTCCTGGCGGACCTGAAGGCGGCGAGCGCGGCCATCCAGCCGGGCGCCCCCGCGCTGGGGAACGCGGACCTGATCTATGGCGGGAACGCGGCCAGGTGGCGCCTGTTCGCCAACTCGCTCCGGCTTCGGGTGGCCATGCGGATGTCGGACGCGGACCCGGCGCGCGCCAGGACCGAGTTCGCGGCCGCGCTGTCGGACGGGGTCTTCGGCTCCAACGCGGACAACGCGATGCTGCGGTACGTGGACAACGGGGTGAACGTGAACCCGATCTTCGCGTACGACCGGAGCCGCCCGGTGGACCACAACATCAGCGCGACGCTGGTGAACCGGCTGAAAGGGCTCTCCGACCCGCGTCTGCCGGTCTACGCCGACAAGAACAAGGGCGGGAACTACAGGGGAATGCCCAACGGGAGCATGGAGGCGATCTCGCTGGACTCCCTGTCCCGGATCGGCGTCGCCTTCCGCTCGGCCAACTCGCCCCTGGTGCTGATGAGCTACGCCGAAGTGCTCTTCCTGCAGGCGGAGGCGGCGCAGCGCGGGTGGACCGCCGGAGACGCGGCGGCGCTCTACCGGCAGGCGATCACCGCGTCCATGCTGCAGCACGGGATCCCGCAGGCGCAGATCTCGGCGTACCTGGCGCAGCCGTCGGTGGCGTACGCCGGGCTCCCGAGCATCGGGATGCAGAAGTGGATCGCCCTGTACGGCAACGGTCCCGAGGCCTACGCGGAGTGGCGGCGGCTGGGCCACCCGGCCCTGACCGCCGGACCCGACGCCCTGAACGACGGGAAGATCCCCGTCCGGCTCCCGTACCCGGGGCTGGAGGGTTCGCTGAACAAGGCGAACCTGCAGGAAGCCATCTCGCGCCAGGGCGGGGCGGGGCTCAACGACCGCGTCTGGTGGGACCGGAGCTGA
- a CDS encoding SusC/RagA family TonB-linked outer membrane protein, which produces MGRFTRTMRALSTVAFVAALCTGASSIHAQATGTIRGTVTGGTQTPLSGVQVSVAGTQRSAVTGSNGEYVIANVPAGARTVRAVLMGHTAVDRTVTLGAGETATVDFHLSPSAVALEGLVVTALGITQQERAVSTSVQQIEGDELNRARDPNLVTALSGKVSGVQITNSNTAGGSARIVIRGASSLTGNNQPLFVVDGIPVSNVSSQSGTRGYNALDYGNAIQDINPADIASISVLKGPNAAALYGSRAANGAILITTKSGRSAQGTTVSASSQVTFETPLKLPTYQNSYGQGWNGRYAYKDGKGGGTFDDYDESWGPRLDGQMIPQFFSNGQPAPWVANPNNVRDFFETGRTANTSVAFATRSDHAGVRLSIANLNQDGAYPGFRQERTTVALNGGGDLGERLRIDGSFQYINADAENRPAQGYGEDNVMWQFLWFGRQVDTRMLKNRLRNDDGSQFNWNNRWNNNPYWTTQVNRNWDARDRVIGSGSLAFDVAPWLTATVRSGTDWSQENRKKTWEAGTRGISGVNGAFDEANVFRQETNTDFLLSGRWDRQGAWSLTTNFGGNRRDNDYRSNAVSVQDVVVPSLFDLGNAAVTPALADWRERERVNSLYGAAQVGFRNYLFVDVTGRNDWSSTLPESNRSFFYPSVSSSFVFTDAFPGFAAGFLSFGKLRAGWAEVGNDTQPYQLVDPYIADAPFNGIPRFTASNRLRNFDLKPEITRAWEAGTELRFLDNRLGVELTYYDKSTSNQIIPVQITPLTGFTARMLNAGTISNRGIELLVDATPVSLDNGFRWNVVGTFSRNRNRVDELFGDLETIVLDTYYGVSVEARKGEAYGAMYGRKYVRDSKGNIVVGSNGLPLNNSSNPNGYLGNYHPDWTGGLSNRLSYGNVDLSFLLDARRGGSIYSMTNRYGRRSGVLIETLQGRENTPFDSMVVPGVRVVNGDTVPNTRKVLAQSYHRGLSGIAEEFVYDASFVKLREVRLGYQVPSAWSGRMRLDGLTVALVGRNLALWSDVPNIDPETAFNAGNAQGFEYSQMPSLRSIGLSLTVTP; this is translated from the coding sequence ATGGGCCGATTCACCCGGACGATGCGCGCCCTGAGCACCGTCGCCTTCGTGGCGGCGCTCTGCACGGGCGCCTCGTCGATCCACGCACAGGCCACCGGAACCATTCGCGGCACCGTGACCGGCGGCACCCAGACCCCGCTTTCCGGAGTGCAGGTCTCCGTCGCGGGGACGCAGCGCAGCGCCGTGACGGGAAGCAACGGCGAGTACGTGATCGCCAACGTCCCCGCCGGTGCGCGCACCGTCCGCGCGGTGCTGATGGGGCACACGGCGGTGGACAGGACGGTCACCCTGGGGGCCGGGGAGACGGCCACGGTCGACTTCCACCTGAGCCCCTCCGCCGTCGCGCTGGAGGGGCTGGTGGTCACCGCGCTGGGCATCACGCAGCAGGAGCGCGCCGTCTCCACCTCGGTGCAGCAGATCGAGGGAGACGAGCTGAACCGGGCGCGCGACCCGAACCTGGTGACCGCGCTCTCCGGCAAGGTGTCCGGCGTGCAGATCACCAACTCCAACACCGCGGGCGGCTCGGCGCGCATCGTGATCCGGGGCGCCAGCTCGCTGACCGGGAACAACCAGCCGCTCTTCGTGGTGGACGGGATCCCGGTGAGCAATGTGTCCTCCCAGAGCGGGACCCGGGGGTACAACGCGCTCGACTACGGCAACGCCATCCAGGACATCAACCCCGCCGACATCGCGAGCATCTCGGTGCTCAAGGGACCGAACGCGGCGGCGCTGTACGGCTCCCGCGCCGCGAACGGGGCGATCCTGATCACCACCAAGTCCGGGCGCAGCGCGCAGGGGACGACGGTCAGCGCGAGCAGCCAGGTGACGTTCGAGACGCCGCTCAAGCTCCCCACCTACCAGAACAGCTACGGCCAGGGGTGGAACGGCAGGTACGCCTACAAGGACGGCAAGGGCGGCGGCACCTTCGACGACTACGACGAGAGCTGGGGCCCGCGGCTCGACGGGCAGATGATCCCGCAGTTCTTCTCCAACGGGCAGCCGGCGCCCTGGGTCGCCAACCCGAACAACGTGCGCGACTTCTTCGAGACCGGTCGCACCGCCAACACGAGCGTCGCCTTCGCCACGCGCTCCGACCACGCCGGCGTGCGGCTCTCCATCGCCAACCTGAACCAGGACGGGGCGTACCCCGGCTTCCGTCAGGAGCGGACCACGGTCGCGCTGAACGGCGGCGGCGACCTGGGCGAGCGCCTGCGCATAGACGGGTCGTTCCAGTACATCAATGCCGACGCCGAGAACCGCCCCGCCCAGGGGTACGGCGAGGACAACGTGATGTGGCAGTTCCTCTGGTTCGGCCGGCAGGTGGACACCCGCATGCTGAAGAACCGGCTCCGCAACGACGACGGCAGCCAGTTCAACTGGAACAACCGCTGGAACAACAACCCGTACTGGACGACGCAGGTGAACCGCAACTGGGACGCCCGCGACCGCGTGATCGGGAGCGGCTCCCTGGCCTTCGACGTGGCCCCCTGGCTCACGGCGACGGTGCGCTCCGGGACCGACTGGTCCCAGGAGAACCGCAAGAAGACCTGGGAGGCGGGCACCCGCGGGATCTCCGGCGTCAACGGGGCGTTCGACGAGGCCAACGTCTTCCGGCAGGAGACCAACACGGACTTCCTCCTTTCCGGGCGCTGGGACCGGCAGGGAGCCTGGAGCCTGACCACGAACTTCGGCGGCAACCGGCGCGACAACGACTACCGCTCGAACGCGGTGTCCGTCCAGGACGTCGTCGTCCCCTCGCTCTTCGACCTCGGGAACGCCGCCGTCACGCCCGCGCTCGCCGACTGGCGGGAGCGGGAGCGCGTCAACAGCCTGTACGGCGCGGCCCAGGTCGGATTCCGCAACTACCTCTTCGTGGACGTCACGGGGCGCAACGACTGGTCGTCCACGCTCCCGGAGTCCAACCGCTCCTTCTTCTATCCTTCCGTCTCCAGCAGCTTCGTCTTCACGGACGCGTTCCCGGGCTTCGCGGCGGGGTTCCTGTCGTTCGGGAAGCTGCGGGCGGGGTGGGCCGAGGTCGGCAACGACACGCAGCCGTACCAGCTCGTGGACCCGTACATCGCCGACGCGCCCTTCAACGGGATCCCGCGCTTCACGGCCAGCAACCGGCTGCGCAACTTCGACCTGAAGCCGGAGATCACGCGCGCCTGGGAGGCCGGCACCGAGCTGCGCTTCCTGGACAACCGCCTCGGCGTGGAGCTCACCTACTACGACAAGTCCACCTCCAACCAGATCATCCCGGTCCAGATCACGCCGCTGACGGGCTTCACCGCGCGGATGCTCAACGCGGGGACGATCAGCAACCGCGGGATCGAGCTCCTGGTGGACGCCACCCCGGTCTCGCTGGACAACGGCTTCCGGTGGAACGTCGTCGGGACCTTCTCCCGCAACCGCAACCGCGTGGACGAGCTGTTCGGCGACCTCGAGACGATCGTGCTCGACACGTACTACGGGGTCTCCGTGGAGGCGAGGAAGGGTGAGGCGTACGGGGCGATGTACGGCCGCAAGTACGTCCGCGACAGCAAGGGGAACATCGTGGTCGGGAGCAACGGGCTCCCGCTCAACAACAGCAGCAACCCCAACGGGTACCTGGGCAACTACCACCCGGACTGGACCGGCGGGCTGAGCAACCGCCTCTCCTACGGCAACGTCGACCTCAGCTTCCTCCTCGACGCGCGCCGCGGCGGCTCGATCTACTCCATGACGAACCGGTACGGCCGCCGGTCCGGCGTGCTGATCGAGACGCTCCAGGGACGCGAGAACACCCCCTTCGACAGCATGGTGGTCCCGGGGGTGAGGGTGGTCAATGGCGACACCGTCCCGAACACCCGGAAGGTCCTGGCGCAGTCGTACCACCGCGGCCTGAGCGGGATCGCCGAGGAGTTCGTGTACGACGCCAGCTTCGTCAAGCTCCGCGAGGTCCGCCTCGGGTACCAGGTGCCGAGCGCCTGGTCCGGCCGGATGCGCCTGGACGGGCTCACGGTGGCGCTGGTGGGCCGCAACCTGGCGCTCTGGTCCGACGTGCCGAACATCGACCCCGAGACCGCGTTCAACGCCGGGAATGCGCAGGGCTTCGAGTACAGCCAGATGCCCTCGCTGCGCAGCATCGGCCTCAGCCTCACGGTGACGCCGTGA